ATGCACGTCGAACCGGACGATAATTCTCCTCGAGTCCACAAATGCCCGTTCAATATCTTTTCGTGTCGATTCTTGATACTTTGAGAATTTTGAATGTTCCGGGTCTATCGGATTTCTGAATGATTTAGCTAATGTTGACCATTTCAGATAAATTCCATCCGCCAAATAATATCACTTGCTAAACGTACACCCGTTAACCGTAAACGTACATGGTGGAACTTCACCGGCTAATAAGTCGTTAAACAAATCAGATTGATTAAGTACGTTGATATCATTATTTGATCCAGCAGGTCCAAAATAAGCGTGCCAAAACCATCCATCATACGACGCTATTGCTTCAAGCATAATTTACGGGAAATCATGGTCATCTCGTGTATAATGACCCTTCCAACGTGCTGGACAATTTCTCCATCTCCAATGCATATAATCGAGACTTCCTAACATCCCCGAAAAACCATGTATTTGAGCATGCTTAGCGCTCAAACGTTGCACATTTTGTGCAGTTGGGTTTCTCAAATATTCAATTGCATACATGTGAAAAACACatttgcaaaaaaaaaatttaaacaatcaTATGCGGTTTGTTCACCCATATGCAAATACTCCTCAAAAAGATCGGCCGAAGTAGCACAAGCTAGTTGATATATGGCGGATGTTACTTTTTGAACAATATTAAAACCAAGTAATCTCGTAGCATCTTGTTTTtgaataaaataagtaaaatacgAATGAATCGGGGTTTGAGAAAAGCTTAAAATACCATGACATATACGAAGAAATAAAGGTTTACTCATTCTATAACGTTTACGAAAATAATCCCCTGGAAACGTACAATTGTCGGCGAAATAATCATTCTATAAAGCTTTTGTGCGACCTTCACGGTCTCTATGTAAATATCTTCTAGGTGCTCTTGGTACGGGTTGAATTTCTTCATTATCGCTTAACTCGTCCAATGCATTAAGTAATTCTAGTGCGcggttattagtagtatttgtgatCGTTAATATCATGTTTAGATTGAGATCGAAATTTGAGTTGGGATTCATATTAATTTGGAAAAGATTAATAAATTGAGATGATGAATTGAAATTGTAGTTTGATATGAAAAGATGAGTGAAAAATGAATGAAATATgaaggtgtttatatagtgtaaaagaaagaaaaaaattgaaACTAGCCGTTAAAGTCGTTgagctattttttttttcttttttttttattacgaACGACCTTTTTTGACGCATTTTCCGTCCACACAAATGATCAAAACACACGAACAAATGGACAAGGAGCTGGGCGGATGGCTAGGCGGGACACTACTATCGGAGCCAAGGTGAACTAAATGCAACATATAGAAGGAAAAAAAAAGGAGTCAAAAACTCCAATTTTCTGGTTCCCCGTCATTATGGCATTTCTGTTCCATGAAATCTGTGAACTGaaatttttagttgattttaaaatggaTATATCTGAGTTCAACCTGTTTTTTTCAGTGGATTTCGATTCAGGCATTACAACAATCAATTATTGGCATCTCAATAAAACGATTGTAGTCTGTTGCATGTTCATTTTAAAttaactttttatttttaattcGTGCAATGGTCTTTTTCTCTACACGTAGGCCGGAGGTTAATTATCAGTTAATTTACTTAGTTTTATTTCGAAGTGAAATCAGAGAACGAATTCCATACACTATTCAAAGAGTCCAGTACCTGCACGCATTAAGATTGTCTAGGTAACTACACGAATTTAAGTTTCTTGCTATCAAGTTCAACGAACAAATTAATAATTCAAGAGAGTATCATCTCAAATGTATCATTTGATTCTCCATACATGATCGCAATGTGCAACATACAAATGGTGCATACCGCCATAGGACCATGGTGCACCCACATGTTACGGATTGAATACCATTCAATACCATTTCAAATAAACCAATGTAGGGACTTCATCTCATCAAAGTACAATATTTTCAGTAACAACCTAAAACATCACCAACAAATTTAGAATATAGGTTCAATATGTAAAGCTTACATACGCTTCCAACAAAAACAAATCgaacgatttcaaaatcagaaaattAAGCACGCTCCCCTCGAATACGCCTAGCCAACTGGATATCTTTAGGCATGATGGTCACCCTCTTAGCATGAATGGCACACAAGTTAGTGTCTTCAAACAGACCAACAAGATAAGCTTCTGCAGCCTCCTGAAGTGCCAACACAGCATGGCTCTGGAACCTCAAATCAGTctgcaaaaatataataaaaataatataaatataaatataaattacagcaAATAGATTATCAGATACCTATACAAATCCAATACATTACAATTAGCTAAGATCGAGATAGAGATATAAGATGAAAATTGTATGATAATAACCTTGAAGTCCTGAGCAATTTCACGAACAAGCCTTTGGAATGGCAACTTACGGATCAGAAGCTCTGTACTTTTCTGGTACTTACGGATCTCACTGTATTCATAAAATCGACAATAATCAAAAAATTAGGGCAGGGAGAAGCAAATTTCAATTAAAACAAGTTAGATTCAAGCAGGCAGAATTAGGGTTTCGTTGAAGCAATATCAATTAATTCAATATAAATTTAGATTCAAAAAGTCGGAATTAGGGTTTCGTTGAAGCAATTTCAATTGATTCAATTTATATTCAAGAAGTATAGGGTTTCATTATGCGAAATTCATTAACTCGACATAAATACAATTAAACTAGTGTTGCTATATATCATCAATATCGGCAATCGAAAATATAGtaatatattcgaattaatttCTATATTACTTCAACAAAAATTGAAATATTCGATGGTAAGGTTGGAGCATTACCGGAGAGCGACGGTTCCAGGACGGTAACGGTGAGGCTTCTTCACTCCGCCGGTTGTCGGCGCAGATTTCCTGGCAGCCTTAGTGGCAAGTTGTTTACGGGGAGCTTTTCCACCGGTAGATTTACGAGCGGTTTGCTTTGTACGAGCCATTGCGATTCAGATTCAaacaaaaactaaaaaaaacaaaaTTAGAATTAAAATAGATAAAATCTACTGTTAAAAATAACATAACATATAATGATTCAAAGATTGAAGAATTATACCTGACAAAGATGGATTTGAAAGTTAAAGGGCCTTGGAAAATTAGGTTTACGAATTGGGGAAAAGGTTGGGTGTTTAGAGAGAGCGTGAGTTTATATACTACGTATAAACGTAGGCTTCAAGTCCATAACGGTTCATTTAGTGGTTTTGAAATAGTCTTCGATCCGTGAGGTTTGTTCTGATTGGATATGATGTGCTGACATGTAGAACGTTTATTGGTTAAAAGTATGGTGCACGGATCGTGCAGTTTGTGTTTCTTCCGTCCGTGTTTTTGTGTTTCCTTGGAGTTTCGATAGGCCTAACTTGTAGTTCGAGCTAAAATATAGAAATGGAGGGGGTGGACAAACACAGAAAATCGAAGATTCACAATTTCAAATATTGAATATCGAACTGATTTACGAAAAGTGTAACGGTTTCGATTCAGTACCATTTTTTCAAAATTATATCCCATGAAACCGAAAGTTGGTTGTAAAAATTTACTCTCAAAGTGTTTACGAGAGGTAGAGGT
This genomic window from Rutidosis leptorrhynchoides isolate AG116_Rl617_1_P2 chromosome 2, CSIRO_AGI_Rlap_v1, whole genome shotgun sequence contains:
- the LOC139892348 gene encoding histone H3.3; the encoded protein is MARTKQTARKSTGGKAPRKQLATKAARKSAPTTGGVKKPHRYRPGTVALREIRKYQKSTELLIRKLPFQRLVREIAQDFKTDLRFQSHAVLALQEAAEAYLVGLFEDTNLCAIHAKRVTIMPKDIQLARRIRGERA